In the Mytilus trossulus isolate FHL-02 chromosome 1, PNRI_Mtr1.1.1.hap1, whole genome shotgun sequence genome, one interval contains:
- the LOC134712652 gene encoding uncharacterized protein LOC134712652, giving the protein MRKKLDIMKLLLFLLFVTPTTAFECDPRAKICETSLDIHYELAMMSEDGPVYAHNGKLFLYNVTDTSNASPYDMDEIMTADGWEGSSGRLIVSANKSLPGPPIIVYEGQTVIINVHNNQLTEATSIHWHGVDMKDTPWMDGPPYITQCPIGPGQTFRYKFTANPPGTFWYHSHMGHQRLNGLFGAFIIRPKLSNKIQLEEHIMQVFEWNHEYGSDADDLFEEAGGTYINRTKLLPSMQLGMSRYTPYRTHAGLINGRGRFWSGTSNNGAPLETFKVTKGKQYLFRVIGPGALYPWRVSVDHHNLTIVGADGFETVPVVAESFVIAPGERFNFILNADQPIGTYMVRAETLDRRYTTKAEAILQYEGAMLSEPTSSKSKCTSANKCIVVNCPFPFYPENENVNCTRLTELRTVLNIPTPLPVQGKFKEYFLNFAFPGYNGKEGPASVNGRQFKLPDVSALTQPDELPHQCTDQECGEGKLCQCMNSLTINSGDTIQMTFLNMGQGRVDDHPVHMHGHAFMVIKVGYGVFNKSTGALIEDNNDVDCRGNTKPGMSMCNSATWSNSSWLNGNVPDIVQQGAVLKDTVIVPSGGYVVVRFPATIPGIWFLHCHIDMHSNDGMAIVLNESFASIPKPPPGLPKCGSYLGNDVVSDVSDTNDPVEDFDDHVAKDKHSLSDKDENTTLLFGGMFSVLFLLNIVQFIVLLVTCRRQNQDKQHDKAFAS; this is encoded by the exons ATGCGGAAAAA actcGACATTATGAAGCTATTGTTATTTCTCCTCTTTGTTACACCAACTACTGCATTTGAATGTGATCCTCGTGCAAAGATATGTGAAACATCCCTTGACATACATTATGAACTAGCAATGATGTCAGAAGACGGTCCAGTCTATGCGCACAACGGCAAACTGTTTCTGTATAATGTCACCGACACATCAAACGCCTCTCCTTACGATATGGATGAAATAATGACAGCGGATGGATGGGAGGGATCCTCTGGTAGACTGATAGTTTCTGCCAACAAAAGCCTCCCTGGTCCACCAATAATAGTATATGAAGGACAAACAGTCATCATCAATGTACATAACAACCAGTTGACTGAAGCGACGTCGATTCATTGGCACGGTGTAGACATGAAGGATACTCCTTGGATGGATGGTCCACCTTATATTACACAATGCCCGATAGGACCAGGACAAACCTTTAGATACAAATTCACAGCTAATCCACCAGGAACATTCTGGTACCATTCACACATGGGCCATCAAAGATTGAATGGTTTATTTGGTGCATTTATAATAAGGCCAAAACTATCAAATAAAATTCAGCTTGAAGAACATATAATGCAAGTTTTTGAATGGAACCACGAATATGGTTCAGATGCTGATGATTTGTTCGAAGAAGCAGGAGGTACGTACATCAACCGAACGAAATTACTTCCATCAATGCAACTGGGCATGTCTAGATATACACCCTATAGAACTCATGCTGGGCTTATCAATGGGCGTGGACGATTCTGGAGTGGTACGTCTAATAACGGTGCGCCACTTGAAACATTTAAAGTTACAAAAGGCAAACAATACTTATTTAGGGTTATCGGACCTGGTGCTCTCTATCCATGGAGAGTATCAGTTGATCATCATAATTTAACAATTGTTGGGGCTGATGGTTTTGAAACTGTACCTGTCGTAGCAGAGTCATTTGTCATAGCTCCTGGTGAAAGATTCAATTTTATCTTGAACGCGGATCAGCCAATCGGAACGTATATGGTACGCGCTGAAACTTTAGATAGGCGATATACGACCAAGGCTGAGGCTATATTACAGTATGAGGGAGCCATGTTATCAGAACCTACTTCCTCAAAGTCCAAATGTACGTCTGCAAACAAATGTATTGTTGTAAACTGTCCGTTTCCATTTTAccctgaaaatgaaaatgtaaactGTACTCGATTGACTGAGCTCCGTACTGTGCTTAATATTCCAACTCCCCTCCCGGTTCAAGGAAAATTTAAAGAGTATTTTCTCAATTTTGCCTTTCCTGGCTATAACGGAAAAGAAGGACCAGCTTCCGTAAATGGACGACAGTTCAAGCTACCAGATGTTTCTGCACTCACACAACCCGACGAACTACCACATCAATGTACAGACCAGGAATGTGGGGAAGGAAAACTATGCCAATGCATGAACTCTTTGACAATAAATTCGGGCGACACAATTCAGATGACATTCCTGAATATGGGTCAAGGACGAGTTGATGACCATCCGGTACATATGCACGGACATGCTTTTATGGTAATTAAGGTTGGATATGGAGTATTTAATAAAAGTACAGGCGCATTAATTGAAGATAATAATGATGTTGACTGTAGGGGAAATACCAAACCAGGCATGAGTATGTGTAACAGCGCCACTTGGAGCAATTCATCATGGTTGAATGGAAATGTCCCAGATATTGTACAACAAGGAGCAGTACTAAAAGACACAGTAATTGTACCCAGTGGAGGATACGTTGTTGTCAGGTTTCCAGCTACAATTCCTGGAATCTGGTTTCTACATTGCCACATTGATATGCATTCTAACGATGGGATGGCGATTGTCTTGAACGAGTCCTTCGCAAGTATCCCTAAACCACCACCTGGTTTACCAAAGTGTGGAAGTTACCTTGGTAACGACGTTGTATCGGACGTGAGTGATACAAACGACCCTGTAGAAGACTTCGATGATCATGTTGCCAAAGATAAACACAGTTTATCTGATAAAG atgaAAATACAACGTTGCTGTTTGGTGGTATGTTCTCAGTTCTGTTCCTCCTGAATATTGTCCAGTTTATCGTATTACTGGTTACCTGTCGACGCCAAAACCAGGACAAACAACACGATAAAGCATTTGCATCTTGA